One Paraburkholderia agricolaris DNA segment encodes these proteins:
- a CDS encoding DUF3562 domain-containing protein, whose amino-acid sequence MSQPEPNVDEVVKSIAEETDTPAETVSKMYADTLADYRHEARVFDYVPLFAAKKVRDKLRHTSKHKH is encoded by the coding sequence ATGTCCCAACCCGAGCCTAATGTCGACGAAGTGGTGAAAAGCATCGCAGAGGAAACCGATACCCCCGCGGAAACGGTCTCGAAGATGTATGCAGACACACTCGCCGACTACCGGCACGAAGCGCGCGTGTTCGATTACGTGCCGTTGTTCGCCGCGAAGAAAGTACGCGACAAGCTGCGTCATACGTCGAAACACAAACACTGA
- a CDS encoding NAD(P)/FAD-dependent oxidoreductase → MRVTIIGAGIAGLSTAWSLSKLGHDITLIEQGSIPNPLAASGDRHRMIRRAYGDADGYARTISEAFDSWDLLWNDLGVSHYANCGVLGISQHASDGAAQFRTGLDRMKFEYELLDPHEAAGRYPFLDPATFRYAYLDHDGGALFSERIARDMKAWLKMRGAEIRTHAKVLAVDAHAASVRIEDDTIIRADRLVVTAGAWTLQLFPALAENLMTYRNAVAYMEPPADLADAWSNAPAIVDIGGDSGGYVLPPSDDIGLKFGAGVHKSRAPDPDANRDAAPGEGDSLRRLFSPPLSRIDEYTVTEVKTCIYTFTADSRFFSKRLGNTLVVSACSGHGYKFGAAVGRRVAQALDTDDDAMLARWLRAEAP, encoded by the coding sequence ATGCGGGTGACAATCATAGGCGCCGGGATTGCCGGCTTGAGCACAGCATGGTCGCTCTCGAAGCTGGGACACGACATCACGCTGATCGAGCAGGGCTCGATTCCGAATCCGCTCGCAGCCTCGGGCGACCGTCACCGCATGATTCGCCGCGCCTATGGTGACGCCGACGGCTACGCACGCACCATCAGCGAGGCGTTTGACAGTTGGGATCTGCTGTGGAATGACCTGGGCGTCTCCCACTATGCGAACTGCGGCGTGCTAGGCATTTCGCAACATGCCAGCGATGGCGCCGCGCAATTCCGCACCGGCCTCGACCGGATGAAATTCGAGTATGAACTGCTCGACCCGCACGAAGCAGCCGGGCGCTACCCCTTTCTCGACCCCGCCACGTTTCGCTACGCTTACCTCGATCACGACGGCGGCGCGCTGTTCAGCGAACGCATCGCACGCGATATGAAAGCGTGGCTCAAGATGCGCGGCGCGGAGATTCGCACCCATGCCAAGGTGCTCGCAGTCGACGCGCATGCGGCCTCCGTGCGAATCGAGGACGACACCATCATCCGCGCCGACCGGCTCGTGGTCACCGCCGGCGCATGGACGCTGCAGTTATTCCCGGCACTCGCCGAAAATCTGATGACCTATCGCAATGCGGTCGCCTATATGGAGCCGCCCGCGGATCTGGCGGACGCGTGGTCGAATGCGCCCGCTATCGTGGATATCGGTGGTGACAGCGGCGGCTACGTGCTGCCGCCGAGCGACGACATTGGTCTGAAGTTTGGCGCCGGCGTGCACAAATCGCGTGCACCCGATCCTGACGCCAATCGCGATGCGGCACCCGGAGAGGGCGACAGCCTGCGCCGCCTGTTTTCACCGCCGCTCAGCCGCATCGACGAATATACGGTCACCGAAGTAAAAACCTGCATCTACACGTTTACTGCGGATAGCCGCTTCTTTTCGAAGCGCCTCGGCAACACACTGGTGGTATCGGCATGCTCGGGGCACGGCTATAAATTCGGTGCGGCCGTCGGGCGCCGGGTCGCACAAGCGCTCGATACGGATGACGATGCCATGCTCGCGCGTTGGCTCAGGGCGGAAGCGCCCTGA
- a CDS encoding SAM-dependent methyltransferase — translation MSLSTTGHTMPPPSPAESRDSWLIQCCERGWLPDGLIRCGMRQLMRQRLRDEAIDNGELRAQRLNRLLDHLRASPIAIETQAANTQHYEVPASFFHAHLGAHLKYSCCLYPTGDETLAQAEVAMLECYAERAELADGQRILDLGCGWGSLSLWLAARYPHAQIVALSNSHGQRAFIEARAAERGLRNLSVVTGNVVDFEFDEAQRGDGFDRVVSIEMFEHMKNYGLLLAKISRWMRDDAKLFVHLFAHRTLAYHFQVQDGSDWMSKYFFTGGTMPSEALLLNFQDDLRMERQWWVSGAHYERTANQWLAALDAARDRVMPMLVETYGARDAAVWLQRWRMFYMAVAELFGYAKGNEWGVGHYRLVKR, via the coding sequence ATGAGCCTTTCCACCACCGGCCATACCATGCCGCCGCCGTCTCCCGCTGAGTCGCGCGATAGCTGGCTGATCCAATGCTGCGAACGCGGCTGGCTGCCCGATGGCCTGATCCGTTGTGGCATGCGTCAACTGATGCGCCAGCGTTTGCGCGACGAAGCGATCGACAACGGCGAGCTGCGCGCGCAACGGCTCAATCGTCTGCTGGATCACTTGCGCGCGAGTCCGATTGCTATCGAAACGCAGGCCGCCAACACGCAGCACTATGAGGTGCCGGCGTCGTTCTTTCATGCGCATCTCGGAGCGCATCTGAAGTATTCGTGCTGTTTGTACCCGACCGGCGACGAGACGCTCGCGCAAGCCGAAGTGGCGATGCTGGAGTGCTATGCCGAACGCGCTGAGCTGGCCGACGGTCAGCGGATTCTCGATCTCGGTTGCGGATGGGGTTCGTTGTCGTTGTGGCTGGCGGCGCGTTACCCGCACGCGCAGATTGTCGCGCTCTCGAATTCGCACGGGCAGCGCGCGTTCATCGAAGCGCGTGCGGCAGAGCGCGGCTTGCGCAATCTTTCGGTGGTCACGGGCAATGTCGTCGATTTCGAATTCGACGAAGCGCAGCGTGGCGATGGCTTCGATCGCGTGGTTTCGATCGAAATGTTCGAGCATATGAAGAACTACGGGCTGCTGCTTGCCAAAATTTCGCGCTGGATGCGCGACGACGCGAAGCTGTTCGTGCATCTCTTCGCGCATCGCACGCTGGCATATCACTTTCAGGTGCAGGACGGCAGCGACTGGATGTCGAAGTACTTTTTCACCGGTGGCACGATGCCGTCCGAAGCGCTCCTGCTGAACTTTCAGGACGATCTGCGGATGGAGCGGCAATGGTGGGTGAGTGGCGCACATTACGAGCGCACGGCGAATCAATGGCTCGCCGCGCTCGACGCGGCGCGTGATCGTGTGATGCCGATGCTCGTCGAGACGTATGGTGCGCGCGACGCGGCCGTGTGGCTGCAGCGGTGGCGGATGTTCTACATGGCCGTGGCTGAGTTATTCGGCTACGCGAAGGGGAACGAGTGGGGCGTGGGGCACTACCGGTTGGTGAAGCGGTGA
- a CDS encoding PLP-dependent aminotransferase family protein, with amino-acid sequence MDYGLLMSNVERAMGGRKLTQQDLLYESLRRAILDGDIRHGSRLLATRALAEQLGIARNSVLYAYERLTDEGFITASRHGSIVSMVSGSVSSIAAASGSAQTPENRLSRRVAALPRERTSPDDPTPFRPGVPALDEFPLAQWRASMERAWRLVEPGELGYGNNAGHPALRRSIAEYVRVSRGVRCSAEQVFITSGTQASLDLCACILADPGDSVWVEDPGYHGAKAAFQAAGLQLVPIPVDAAGIAPTPDHWEQTPPRLMYITPSHQYPLGSVLSLERRWSIIENATARGAWIIEDDYDSELRHSGPPLPSIQGLAADTPVIYLGTFSKTMFPALRMGFMVVPAHLVGEIDEALSEIARQGRVAEQVALADFIDSGKYARHLRRMRRLYQQRRAALVQAIERHMHDLVTVSSDGGGMHLTMRLDAPLRDQDVSAATREHGLHIAALSGFCQPSAEDASRYNGFMLGYAGIKPHEADALVARLAAVVRGLG; translated from the coding sequence TTGGACTACGGTCTGTTGATGTCGAACGTCGAGCGCGCAATGGGTGGGCGCAAGCTCACGCAGCAGGACCTGCTCTACGAGAGTCTGCGTCGCGCGATTCTCGATGGCGATATTCGTCATGGCAGCCGTCTTCTTGCTACGCGAGCGCTCGCCGAACAATTGGGCATTGCGCGCAACTCGGTGCTCTACGCCTACGAACGGTTGACCGACGAGGGCTTCATCACCGCGAGCCGGCACGGTTCTATCGTTAGCATGGTGAGTGGTTCAGTGAGCTCGATCGCCGCGGCAAGCGGCAGTGCGCAGACGCCGGAAAACCGTTTATCGCGCCGCGTCGCGGCTCTGCCGCGCGAACGCACGAGTCCGGACGATCCCACACCGTTTCGTCCTGGTGTGCCCGCACTCGATGAATTCCCGCTTGCGCAATGGCGTGCTTCAATGGAGCGCGCATGGCGTCTGGTCGAACCCGGCGAACTCGGGTACGGCAACAACGCCGGACATCCCGCATTGCGCCGCTCGATTGCGGAGTACGTGCGCGTGTCGCGCGGCGTGCGGTGTTCGGCGGAGCAGGTGTTCATCACGTCGGGCACGCAGGCGAGTCTCGATCTATGCGCGTGCATACTGGCCGACCCCGGCGACAGCGTCTGGGTCGAGGACCCTGGCTATCATGGCGCGAAGGCGGCGTTTCAGGCCGCCGGTTTGCAACTGGTGCCGATTCCTGTCGACGCCGCCGGCATCGCGCCGACGCCCGATCATTGGGAACAGACGCCGCCGCGCCTGATGTACATCACACCTTCGCATCAGTATCCGCTCGGCAGCGTGTTGAGTCTCGAGCGGCGCTGGTCGATCATCGAGAACGCGACGGCGCGCGGTGCATGGATCATCGAAGACGACTACGACAGCGAACTGCGCCATAGCGGCCCGCCGTTGCCGTCGATTCAGGGTCTCGCGGCCGACACACCGGTGATTTACCTCGGCACCTTCAGCAAGACGATGTTCCCGGCGTTGCGCATGGGCTTCATGGTCGTGCCGGCGCATCTTGTCGGCGAAATTGACGAGGCGCTCAGTGAGATCGCCCGGCAAGGGCGCGTGGCCGAGCAGGTCGCGTTGGCGGATTTCATCGATAGTGGGAAATATGCGCGGCATTTGCGGCGTATGCGGCGTCTCTATCAGCAGCGCCGCGCCGCGCTGGTGCAGGCAATCGAGCGGCATATGCATGACCTGGTGACGGTCTCGTCCGATGGCGGCGGCATGCATCTGACAATGCGGCTCGATGCGCCGCTGCGCGATCAGGACGTGAGCGCCGCAACACGTGAGCACGGTTTGCATATCGCCGCGCTCAGTGGGTTTTGCCAGCCATCCGCTGAAGATGCCTCGCGCTATAACGGCTTCATGCTCGGTTATGCGGGTATCAAGCCGCACGAAGCAGACGCGCTGGTGGCGCGACTCGCCGCCGTGGTGCGGGGGCTAGGCTAG
- a CDS encoding DUF1295 domain-containing protein, translating to MPPLAAAVVALIGLVAIFSAVWAWQLKTGNAGMIDPVWAGSLGLVAVLYAVLGNGDPVSRALTALGGLIWGMRLGTHLWKRNYGKPEDARYRSIRETWGNKAAGKMFWLFQAQVAVSMLLSIAFMVPSYRSSPPAIGWIVLAIALWIVSVVGESIADRQLKRFAQDPANHDTVCRVGLWRYSRHPNYFFECVHWLAYLALSVGTPWGWFTLLPPVLMAFLLLKLSGIPLLEESMAKRRAGYAEYMRTTSALIPWPPRR from the coding sequence ATGCCGCCGCTCGCCGCCGCCGTGGTCGCCCTGATTGGGCTCGTTGCGATCTTCAGTGCCGTTTGGGCGTGGCAGTTGAAGACCGGGAACGCCGGCATGATCGACCCGGTCTGGGCCGGTTCGCTCGGTCTGGTCGCCGTGCTATACGCCGTGCTCGGCAACGGCGACCCGGTGTCGCGGGCGCTGACTGCGCTGGGTGGTCTGATTTGGGGTATGCGGCTCGGCACGCATCTGTGGAAACGAAATTACGGCAAGCCGGAAGACGCGCGCTATCGCAGCATTCGCGAAACGTGGGGCAACAAGGCCGCCGGCAAGATGTTCTGGCTCTTTCAGGCGCAAGTCGCGGTCTCGATGCTGCTGTCGATCGCCTTTATGGTGCCGTCTTACCGCAGCAGCCCACCGGCGATCGGCTGGATCGTGCTGGCTATCGCGTTGTGGATCGTGTCGGTAGTTGGCGAAAGCATCGCGGACCGGCAACTCAAACGTTTTGCACAGGACCCGGCCAATCACGACACCGTCTGCCGCGTGGGTTTGTGGCGCTATTCGCGGCATCCAAACTACTTCTTTGAATGCGTGCATTGGCTTGCTTACCTCGCGCTGTCGGTCGGCACGCCCTGGGGATGGTTCACGCTGCTGCCACCGGTGCTGATGGCGTTCCTTCTGCTGAAGCTCTCCGGCATCCCGCTGCTCGAAGAAAGCATGGCCAAAAGGCGCGCCGGTTACGCCGAGTACATGCGCACCACCAGCGCGCTGATTCCGTGGCCGCCGCGGCGTTGA
- a CDS encoding DMT family transporter, translated as MPSRFNAAFTALLAAALFGATTPLAKALLGSLSPFLLAGLFYLGSGIGLATIILARRLKGHANGQPVDQHRFPSREMPWLAGAIVAGGIAGPALLMLGLKTTPAATGSLLLNLEGVLTALIAWIVFRENVDIQVFLGMVAIVAGGVALSWQPGATGLPAGTLLLIGACACWAVDNNLTRKVSTNDAMFIACVKGLVAGSVNVALALTFGATWPKVPTVALAMLTGFAGYGVSLVLFVVALRNLGTARTGAYFSVAPLFGVTLSWFLWPEMPPPLFWVAAALMTLGVWLHIRERHEHPHTHAPLDHTHRHRHDAHHQHEHDFPWDGEEPHTHAHAHAPITHVHAHFPDIHHRHTH; from the coding sequence ATGCCCAGCCGCTTCAATGCAGCATTCACCGCGCTGCTCGCCGCCGCCTTGTTCGGCGCCACCACGCCGCTCGCCAAGGCGCTGCTCGGCTCCCTGTCGCCATTTCTGCTGGCCGGGCTGTTCTACCTCGGCAGCGGCATCGGCCTTGCCACGATTATTCTGGCGCGCCGCCTGAAAGGTCATGCGAACGGGCAGCCGGTCGATCAGCACCGTTTCCCTTCGCGCGAAATGCCGTGGCTCGCCGGCGCAATCGTGGCCGGCGGCATCGCGGGGCCGGCGCTGTTGATGCTGGGCCTGAAGACGACCCCGGCCGCCACCGGCTCGCTGCTGCTGAATCTCGAAGGCGTCCTGACCGCGTTGATCGCGTGGATCGTGTTCCGCGAGAACGTCGACATCCAGGTATTTCTTGGCATGGTCGCAATCGTCGCGGGCGGCGTGGCCTTGTCGTGGCAGCCCGGCGCCACCGGCCTGCCCGCAGGCACGCTGCTGCTGATCGGTGCCTGCGCCTGCTGGGCGGTCGACAACAACCTCACACGCAAGGTGTCGACCAACGACGCCATGTTCATTGCCTGCGTAAAAGGACTCGTGGCCGGTTCGGTCAACGTGGCACTCGCGCTCACTTTTGGTGCAACCTGGCCTAAGGTCCCAACCGTTGCGCTAGCCATGCTGACGGGGTTCGCGGGCTACGGCGTAAGTCTCGTGCTATTCGTCGTCGCACTGCGCAATCTCGGCACCGCGCGTACCGGCGCCTATTTTTCGGTGGCGCCGCTATTCGGCGTGACCCTGTCGTGGTTCCTGTGGCCAGAAATGCCGCCGCCGCTATTCTGGGTGGCCGCTGCACTGATGACTCTGGGCGTCTGGCTGCACATCCGTGAACGTCACGAGCATCCACACACGCACGCGCCGCTGGACCACACGCATCGTCATCGGCACGATGCGCATCACCAGCACGAGCACGATTTCCCGTGGGACGGCGAAGAGCCGCACACCCATGCGCACGCCCATGCGCCGATCACTCACGTGCACGCGCATTTCCCGGATATTCATCATCGACATACACATTGA